ATACTCTTAATAAAACTAAATCCAGATTTCCTGTTTCTTCACCTACTCTTACCATAGATATAATCATATTTGAAAATAAATTTGAATGTTTTTTTAATGCTTGAGAAAAACTCGCTCCCTCTCTTATACTTTTTTGTATGTCAAGAAAAACATTTTTCAATTTTCCATCTTTCATTTGTGAAATTAATCCTGTAAGACATTCGTCAAGAGGTATTTTAGAGTTTAAAAAAGTAGATAATTCTCTTA
This bacterium DNA region includes the following protein-coding sequences:
- a CDS encoding type II secretion system F family protein — its product is MPTFIFTLIDKKGKVIKIKKDVENINTLKNEFQKEGYYIVNVKEFKKFNFSIFDKIREDDLIVAIRELSTFLNSKIPLDECLTGLISQMKDGKLKNVFLDIQKSIREGASFSQALKKHSNLFSNMIISMVRVGEETGNLDLVLLRV